ataattgaataaataaataaataaataaataaataaataaataaataaataaataaataaaatacataataataaaattatgttaaaaacataataaacaagtaaatcaaatttgaaacaaataattttattattattaatttttttttttttttttttttttttttttttttttcaattatacaaattttttttttttttatttattattcattatttataattatttataataaagcAAATAATAAAGCGATAAGGATGGCAGAGAAAGAAGCAATCATGGTGGCGGCAGCAGATGAATCATCACCTGATGAATCATCACCTGATGGTTCATCTTTATCAGCAAAACAAACAACAGAGATAGTTTCGGTGACTTTAATTACTTGTTCATTTGGTAAACAAGTTAATCCGGTGGTTCCAAGTGGGCCTACACAACCTGCAGAACCATACATTTCGACATTGAATTGAGTTGAATTTGAGGTTGCAACTAATTTACCAAACATACCACAAACACCTTGGCAAGCTCCATTTTGTGATGTGTAGACAATGGATGGATCACAGGTTTCTTGAGTAAGTGGGTTGGTACCTGTAATTTTGAATTCGCTGTAGGTAGTGGCTGAAACGATAGCAAAAACAAAGGCAACTAAGAgcaataatgatttatttaataacattttattttatttgaattttataatGAGCTGTTTAAAACTGAGGatgaacaaaaaaataaaaataaaaatcttttttaaaaaaatttataatcatttttttttttttttactttgcaccaaaaaaaaaaataaaataaaataaaataaaaaaataattccaaaaaaaaaaattggaaaatatcttataaataaaattttttacttttttttttatttgaagattttttttttaattttttgattaaggGGTCAAATTCCTcatcaatttttttctttttttttttttattttatttttttattttttttttttttcttccttTTAACACACCACCGATTTgagaatttattttcaaaaactaTGAGACagccacttttttttttttttattatatattacgATATGAGTCTTTTTTTGGAAGTTATATAGAATTTGTTGACGCGACTTTATCATGTGGTCTTTACagaaaaaatagaaaaaaaataaaataaaataaaaaattcaactaatggttttattttattttattttattatgtgatgttatattattttattattttattatattatattatattatattattttattctatataatattatattattttattttattttatcttgtATGgacaaaaaattatttttattatagtttccttttattttatttgtgaaaagctttttttttggaaaagattttatttgtGAAGAGCGTCTAAAgtaacaaatttattttaacaaaTGTCGATGTCATAATAAGTAGATTTGTAAATgcttttttgaaaataatatattatttagaaTGTCTAAcaattaatgatgaatttattttgacaagtaataatattattttttttaaatttctatgAAAtagttaaaatttttaatttatattcaaaatttCATCAAAGACATCGTAGCGAAGTGGTCTAACGCGTTTGACTTGAAATCAAATCTCCTAGGAGGCGCAGGTTCGAACCCTGCCGATGTCGATAATTTTCAGTGGTGGTAAAAATGACGCAGGTTCGATTCTGTATAACAATACACACCAAACAAATCCCTAATTCAACACCattcaaattatttgatttaaatttatgtcTTTAAGTTTTTGCTACATCTGCGTAAAGAAAACACTAGAACTaatcaaattgaaaaactTCACATTCATTGAAACAGGTATAGTCAAACAAAGGCCACCAAAGAAACAGatacaaaaacaataatgTTTTAACAGAACTACACAAAATAATAGGAATGATCGTGGGAATGATCGTGGTGAAGTTAACCAATACAAAGCAAATCTTCGATTCCACAAAGATTACTTTTATTCCACAAAGATTACTTTGAGAGGGAAATCAATGTGTAAATTATGACCTATCTAGATACTTATAGAAACATAATTCATAACACCTGGGTTTGGATCTACAATCAATTGTATAGCGACAAACCCTCCACAGATGAAAAACTATCTgtatttaaatctaaaaactCTTAAATAAACCacgattttttttaataccttaatatttcaaataattaatatctgaaaaaaaaaaaaaaaccatccTAACTACAAATTGACATTGAAGCTTCTTTTGCCTCAAATATATGCAACACTACTAAATACATTATacctaataaaattaaaattttcttaACATGTTATAattagtgaaaaaaaaaaaaaaaaaaaaagacgtCATTGTAACTTGtgttataataatttctttctttttataattattttattttggaaaaaataaattttgtacaaatactattattattatttattaaatttatttttattttaaaggtaataGTGAAgtactttttaatttctttttctttttatcacgtttgattaattgttgataatttcTTTCACTATTAGAATGGGAtatttttctctttctcaTTATTTCTTGATGAGCTAAAACTGATTTATACTCATTGACTGCCTTCAttcttaaaatattattactatgtAACTGTAATCtcaattgattttgtaaCATTCTCAATTCTTCAGAGATTTCATCATCCTCTCTATCTCTTTCTTTCTCTTTGGTTGGTATTAAATCATTGATTGATGTTGGTAATCTACAATCATCATATAGTCCTAATCCTCTTAATTCTTGTTGAACACGTTGCTCTAAAGTTAATTGACTATTTGGTGTATATATTGTAGTTAATGgttgattaaatttaattactgGTCCACCTAatgtttttaattcattaggtaatgttgatgttgtatttgaagaagaagaagaagaagatgaagatgatgatgatggattattattagaagaaGTTGTTGCTGTAGttactgttgttgttgttgatgatgatgaatcatttttaactattgaattattattagttggtACTGTTAAAacaatattttcatcaattaagGTTGATAATAATCTCATTGAGAGATCACctaaaaatatttcatcGGTTGAAATTGAAGATGACTCAGAATCTTTAGATTCACCAAATAATGATTGTAGTGGATTACCAAATAGATCAtgacca
This region of Dictyostelium discoideum AX4 chromosome 3 chromosome, whole genome shotgun sequence genomic DNA includes:
- the ponD gene encoding ponticulin-related protein, which produces MLLNKSLLLLVAFVFAIVSATTYSEFKITGTNPLTQETCDPSIVYTSQNGACQGVCGMFGKLVATSNSTQFNVEMYGSAGCVGPLGTTGLTCLPNEQVIKVTETISVVCFADKDEPSGDDSSGDDSSAAATMIASFSAILIALLFALL